In Lepus europaeus isolate LE1 chromosome 19, mLepTim1.pri, whole genome shotgun sequence, the genomic window AGCATCAGAGACGCCAGGAGGGGGGACACAGGGTGGTACTTCTTCCGCGTGGAGACAGGAGGCGATGTCAAATACAACTACCCTGAAAGGAAGCTGAATGTGCATGTGACAGGTATGGCAGGGGCCCCGGGAGAGGACGGGGACGTGGCCACCCCCTAGTAGGTCAGGGACAGGGTGGGCTGGGCTGCTGAGAAGGGGTGTGGGGGCAGGACCCAGCCTAGGGCCCCAAGCCCGGGTCTCTCTCAGGGTCGCCCTGGTTCCACCACTCCGGAGCCCCATACCTgcctctctgcccagccctgaccaagAAGCCTCACATCTACCTCCTGGCGCCCCTGGAGTCCGGCCGCCCCACACAGCTGACCTGCAGCCTGCCGGGCTCCTGCCCCGGGGGGAGACTGCTCTCCTTCTCCTGGGCGGGGGAGGCCCTTGGCTCTCAGGACCCCGGGACACTGCGCTCCCCACTGCTCACCTTCACGCCGAGGCCCCAggaccatggcaccagcctcaccTGTCGGGTGAACCTCCAAGGAGCTCAGGTGACCACGGAGAGAACCGTCCAGCTCAATGTCTCCTGTGAGTGCTGGGGCAGGGGAACGGCTGGGCCCCCAAGGGCGGTGGGAgtggggtgtgtgcatgtgtgtgtgtgtgagtgtgtacatgtctgtgtacatgtgtgtgcatgtgtgtgtgcgtgtgtgttggtGCTTGTTTGTGGGTGTGAGAGTGTGTGCAggtatacatgtgtgcatgtgtgtgaccgtgtgcatgtgtgtaggagacagagacaACGCTAACCTACCAAAGCTTCCGTGTGGATCTGAGCCTGGGAGTGCGGGTGTGGCGTGGGTCAGCAGACCCCAGTTCTTCCTTGGGTTCCTCCCGGGTCCACGCCCCGCCCACCCTCACCTCTGAAGCAGGGCCCTATCCCCCCAGCAGATGGTCTGCAGAACCTCACTGTCAGTGTCTTCCTGGGAAACAGCACAGGTAGAGAAACCCTGTGCTCTCTGgctgtgctggggcccctgcaggagcccctccctccctccctgccccacccagccgCTCACCATGGTCCTGCGTTGGCAGAGGCAGCCGGAGGTTCAGCTACTTcgtcccctcctcgccctcccctgccctgctttATCTCATTTCAAACCTGCTGAGCGCCCCTGGCTTCAGCGTCCAGCCCATCCCAGCCATCGCCAGAGCACAGGCCAGCAGAGTTAAGTCCAGGCACCCTGGGCTCAGCCTGcaggcctccctcctcctcctcctcctcctcctcctcctcctcctcctcctctcactgcccctcctctcctgtggttcagtggcaggagccacttctgctcccagccctgctctccacttctctctcgCAGCCCCAAGCACCCTGAGCAATGGCACCTCACTGCCTGTCCTCAGGGGCCAGTCCCTGCGCCTGGTGTGCGTGGCCGACAGCAACCCCGCTGCCCTGCTGAGCTGGTCCAGGAAGGGCAACGCCGCGAGTCCCCCCCGGGGCTCGGCGTCTGCGGTCCTGGAGCTGCCCAAGGTGGGGGCTGCCGACGCAGGAGAATTCACCTGCTGGGCTCAGCACGAGCTGGGCTC contains:
- the LOC133747563 gene encoding sialic acid-binding Ig-like lectin 14; protein product: MLPLLLLSLLWGGSLQEAPGYELQVQRSVTVQEGLCVSVPCSFSYPMPSWASSSPVYIFWFRDGDHIYYDDPVATNHPQRPVKTEAQGRFHVSSDLRTPNCSLSIRDARRGDTGWYFFRVETGGDVKYNYPERKLNVHVTALTKKPHIYLLAPLESGRPTQLTCSLPGSCPGGRLLSFSWAGEALGSQDPGTLRSPLLTFTPRPQDHGTSLTCRVNLQGAQVTTERTVQLNVSYGLQNLTVSVFLGNSTAPSTLSNGTSLPVLRGQSLRLVCVADSNPAALLSWSRKGNAASPPRGSASAVLELPKVGAADAGEFTCWAQHELGSQHLSLSLSVQTSPSVCTCEPEKQEGSWPLVLTLIRGSLMGAGFLLTYGLTWIYYSR